One Streptomyces coeruleorubidus DNA segment encodes these proteins:
- a CDS encoding non-ribosomal peptide synthetase/type I polyketide synthase, with translation MERPRGQASCRGPEPERTEGDPVDAVRALLGAARSAPGSAVVTLAADGTTSSRSYPELLDSARRMFTGLRAHGLRRGDTVVLCGLPLAEFFPAFWACVLGGALPVAIAEHPAPGSPAFERLRQACALLDQPLVLTDAPGAAALAHTTPAMRVALARECLAAPPADGLVEPEPSDTALLMLSSGSTGVPKAARLTHAGLADFAASSRRVLDVRPDDTMVNWLPVDHSGAFLLYHLLAVFTGCTNVHAPTEHVLADPLRWLDLLHEHRARHGWAPTFAYRLVSDALAERADRSWDLSGLKSLVCGGERVVLPVLRRFLDATAPYGVREEHIAPVWGMAETVTAVTYGRLDRPGTVHRLLKNSLGGDLVRAGEDTPDADCVTFVASGSPAHGVTLRIVDDRGDLAPPGRIGRLQVHSAARLTPGYVNNPEADAAAYPAGGDWFDTGDLAFLHDGQVVITGRRKDVIILNGHNVYCHEVEETATAVEGVRQGEVAACGIPHPERGTEDLAVFFVSRGAAEDIRIAAEVKAALYTRLRLTAAYVLPVPLGEFPRTPAGKVRRAELQNRLVTGGFGAAPTAAPDARADADAVTRAVQEELSAVLGRPADADMPFYELGLTSVLLVRLRNRLAERLGTPIAQTAFFEHPTGTALAAHLASGATAAAGFEAGVGFEAEAGPEAEAGPDAAVSPEAGTQPNPAVQPDPAIQPNTAVQPDPAIQPEEITGESTTADSPEHHVAVIGLSLRFPGANSVEEFWTNLRDGVDSVRVFGEQELAAAGLSPEQRRAPGLVPAAGILDGVEEFDGDFFGMSPKEAGLTHPAHRLFLECCHQALEDGGHAATAPGVRVGVFAGSGMNLYDHQQQPATGSPYDPSDPAAGMQSAIGQEPDFLATRVAYRLGLTGPAIGVQTACSTSLVAVHLAVQALITGETDLALAGAAAVHLPQETGYHSHPGSILSPTGRCRAFDAEADGTVGGNGVAAVLLKRLDRALADGDTVHAVILGSAVNNDGAAKVGFSAPGVEGQAEVVRQALRRAQVPAETISYVEAHGTGTRLGDPVELTALARALGEHAGRPASCVVGSVKPNIGHLDSCAGMAGLIKTVLMLRNRTLVPTPHLTRPNPELPLSDGLLTLATELRPWQVPDGVPRRAGVSALGVGGTNAHVVLEEAPPVRPRPAPELPVLVPVSARDPEALDELTAGLRDRLLARPGLPAADVAATLALGRPHRVARTAVAGRTAGELARALEEQHHVTSSPLGPVAFAFAGQGSARRGMANGLYAAHPAARATLDRCEEIYAQEFGGSLLARLLTAPAPALALALADRPADDEIWPTETAQAALFAHQAALADAWRAAGIRPGLLLGHSVGEYAALYAAGALTLEDGLRLTAWRGRLMQTRCPAGGMLAVRTDQATARRIAQAAGAELAAVNGPHAHVLSGPPQALKEAAALLDHEGLRWRALPVDRAFHSAEIDSALDEFRTRARGVTYRPLHTPLVTTADGELRPAGWTADVEYLCRQARHPVRFDLAMGTAVEQGCRDFVEIGAGRTLTGLGRHCVPDSRWLSGQGEGDGAAEQAHGFLTALGSLYGRGADLDWEALTGDGGRVRLPGHPLRRRTVPYQAVTPAAAPDLPVPDGEVIGAVRQLTADKLGRPIADVTPDSSFFELGADSLSLMSMTTELEQRYGVRVPVREVFDSADTPRRLAERVGRLREDVPVIQEPVVEQPAAPAAPPESPEELPESPEGLHALFGQQLRLAEQLVDQVGEMISRQLDVLATTGTTTAPPTPARTPAPLVPRPAPTPTPSNPPPAAFDFSLYFFGDYPQDTDHDKYGLIMAAADFADQHGFHALWFPERHFNSFGALFPNPSVLAAALAARTSRIRLHAGSVVLPLHHPARVAEEWSVVDNISGGRTGLCFASGWHATDFALAPQHFGRHREVMYEHLATVRDLWAGQPVQTTAGDGTPVEIRLHPRPVQERPPMYVAVVGNPDSYRRAAAEDLGVVTNLMTQTVEQLAENIALYRRCRAEHGLDPAAGRVVVLVHTYLEDDSERARAEAYRPFLSYLRSSLSLFDQVTNSLGFQVDLENTPEEDVEFLLGRAYERYCDSRALIGDEHTAAETVRRLREAGADEIACFVDFGVPKEKVLAALPVLDRLRRAAPGTKPPAPSAPRRAPLTPAQRRIWFLEQLHPGTAMYHEPKAIRLEGPLDVPALRWALDRVTDRHPALRTVFGDTAGVPYQEILDRMPLDCPVEDHTGSTEEEALRSALADDHGLDLATGPLVAARLLRLSPDRHLLFLLAHHIVFDSSSTAVLARDLAAYYRARRGGSAGSEPPPLPELPAAPEADPASVDFWRQRLGDAPELTLPTDRPRPPVRTGAGASLTHALDAELVRDLRKFAAGHRATLFMTLTGAIGAVLGRFSGQRDVVIGTAVAARPAGAEDHVGLFLDTVPLRLDLTGEPDFPTLLHRVRESSTSAYEHRGVPFDELVGALNPRRDPGRNPLFQVMVEYENEGEALFDPPRLTATLLDVPSARAPFDLSVYLTHHAGGVRFMVEYDTALFDEATVRRFVGYVEQVLRRALDAPGAPLADLTALTAADRTALSHAEHPGEGPRATLHGLFEQQARRTPDAVALISGEQHLSYADVDAAANRLARQLRTRGAARGERVAVLLPRGPQLITALLAVLKSGAAYLPLDPSLPTPRLSLLLDDGTPVLLLTSGTAIAGHPRLAPELPVLRVEQADDTLPSTPLTDGAGPEDPAYCIHTSGSTGRPKGVVVPHRGPANLVHGHLRRHPALRTLQWTSPAFDVSVQEIFTTLASGAALVLVDDAVRHDPAALAQAVRHHRVQRMFMPCTPLKYLMEAAPQLPSLRELFSAGEALQLTPAFRRFLATHPHCALYNQYGPTETSIIVTSHRVDPAGEEWPPIGTPVPGARILLLDDSGRPVPVGAVGEIHVSGTPVAHGYHNRPAETAAAFLDDGAGGVLYRTGDLGRRRTDGTLEYRGRADDQVKIRGYRVEPGEVQSALTALRGVRDAAVLPRRDRHGDMELVAYVVPADAASWPDPRTALAAELPDHLVPRRWVTLDRLPVNASGKLDRTALPDPGDESAEPSQTGPTTALEKTLHDLWGEELDARPIPVTTSFFELGGHSLSAIRLLNRMREEADVDLTMADFFLDPTIRGIATRNRVVDTAPMPSTLRRLWRRHHALPDPSVYNIAHRMDLRGDLEPEVLHEALRDLVARHHALRGRPVRREDGRYEVEILAHVPVTLPITDLRAHAGDAEYLDRWCREQVATPFTLNQTPLFRFRLARLAEDHWVMVTVFHHAVCDGWSLSIIRRDLQELYNARRSGTALQLPVTVAQFTDFARSEHTLPDKRRTALEHFWRTELDNVPLRPPLPYDHPHPGKLSGRGALHTWTVTDDTPARLAGTATRLGTTAYTVLAATFATWLADLCGERGDIVLAASSANRVQRDRAEIVGILGDAVLLRARLSEAETFPDLVSQLSSTLFTALDHQELPLTDVVSLVSPELKDALFPTVLFTVITTEPPALNLQEVSTTIRALPVQGVARNELYVVIAPETDAITVTFEYSTDLFTHETVQAWAGSFTEALRSAVDSGNQLRELRETAATARPPRSPSTRRPCGPSSSAPGSGPRGTPRPGCSG, from the coding sequence ATGGAACGTCCACGGGGGCAAGCCAGTTGCCGGGGTCCTGAGCCCGAACGCACGGAGGGCGATCCGGTCGACGCCGTGCGGGCGCTGCTGGGCGCCGCCCGGTCCGCTCCCGGCTCAGCCGTCGTCACCCTCGCCGCCGACGGCACGACGAGCTCACGGTCGTATCCCGAACTGCTGGACTCGGCCCGCCGTATGTTCACCGGCCTGCGGGCGCACGGACTGCGGCGCGGCGACACGGTGGTGCTGTGCGGGCTGCCACTGGCCGAGTTCTTCCCCGCTTTCTGGGCCTGTGTGCTCGGCGGTGCCTTACCCGTGGCCATCGCCGAGCACCCCGCGCCGGGCTCCCCGGCCTTCGAACGCCTGCGGCAGGCCTGCGCGTTGCTCGACCAGCCGCTGGTACTGACCGACGCACCCGGCGCGGCTGCCCTCGCCCACACCACGCCCGCCATGCGGGTCGCCCTGGCGCGAGAGTGTCTCGCGGCGCCGCCCGCGGACGGCCTCGTCGAGCCGGAACCGTCCGACACGGCCCTGCTGATGCTGTCCTCCGGCAGCACCGGCGTCCCGAAGGCCGCCCGGCTGACGCACGCCGGGCTCGCGGACTTCGCGGCGAGCAGCCGGCGGGTCCTGGACGTGCGGCCGGACGACACGATGGTGAACTGGCTGCCCGTCGACCACAGCGGCGCCTTCCTCCTCTACCACCTGCTCGCGGTCTTCACCGGCTGCACCAACGTCCACGCGCCCACCGAGCACGTGCTCGCCGACCCGCTGCGCTGGCTCGACCTCCTCCACGAACACCGGGCGCGACACGGCTGGGCACCGACGTTCGCCTACCGGCTGGTCTCGGACGCGCTCGCCGAGCGGGCCGACCGCTCCTGGGACCTGAGCGGCCTCAAGTCGCTGGTGTGCGGGGGCGAGCGGGTCGTACTGCCGGTGCTGCGCCGCTTCCTCGACGCGACGGCCCCGTACGGCGTGCGCGAGGAGCACATCGCCCCGGTGTGGGGCATGGCCGAGACGGTCACGGCCGTCACCTACGGCCGGCTGGACCGGCCGGGCACCGTGCACCGCCTGCTCAAGAACAGCCTGGGCGGCGACCTGGTCCGGGCCGGCGAGGACACCCCGGACGCCGACTGTGTCACCTTCGTGGCCTCCGGCTCGCCCGCGCACGGCGTCACCCTGCGCATCGTCGACGACCGCGGCGACCTCGCCCCGCCGGGCCGCATCGGCAGGCTCCAGGTCCACTCGGCCGCGCGGCTCACCCCCGGCTACGTGAACAACCCCGAGGCGGACGCCGCGGCCTACCCGGCCGGAGGCGACTGGTTCGACACCGGCGATCTGGCCTTTCTCCACGACGGCCAGGTCGTCATCACGGGCCGCCGCAAGGACGTGATCATCCTCAACGGCCACAACGTGTACTGCCACGAGGTGGAGGAGACCGCCACCGCGGTCGAGGGCGTCCGGCAGGGCGAGGTCGCCGCCTGCGGCATCCCGCACCCGGAGCGGGGCACGGAGGACCTCGCCGTGTTCTTCGTCAGCCGCGGCGCCGCCGAGGACATACGTATCGCCGCGGAGGTGAAGGCGGCGCTGTACACCCGCCTCAGGCTCACCGCCGCGTACGTCCTGCCCGTCCCGCTGGGCGAGTTCCCGCGGACGCCGGCGGGCAAGGTGCGCCGCGCCGAACTCCAGAACCGCCTGGTCACCGGTGGCTTCGGCGCCGCGCCGACCGCGGCACCGGATGCCCGGGCGGACGCGGACGCCGTGACCCGGGCCGTCCAGGAGGAACTGAGCGCCGTGCTGGGCCGTCCGGCCGACGCGGATATGCCGTTCTACGAGCTCGGCCTGACGTCCGTACTGCTGGTGCGCCTGCGGAACCGGCTGGCGGAACGCCTCGGGACGCCGATCGCCCAGACCGCGTTCTTCGAACACCCGACGGGCACGGCCCTCGCGGCACACCTGGCGAGCGGGGCGACGGCTGCGGCCGGGTTTGAGGCGGGGGTCGGATTTGAGGCGGAGGCCGGGCCCGAGGCGGAGGCCGGGCCCGACGCCGCGGTCAGTCCCGAGGCTGGGACCCAGCCCAACCCTGCGGTCCAGCCCGACCCTGCCATCCAGCCCAACACCGCCGTCCAGCCAGACCCTGCCATCCAGCCCGAGGAAATCACCGGCGAGAGCACCACCGCCGACTCCCCCGAACACCACGTCGCCGTCATAGGACTGTCTCTGCGCTTCCCCGGCGCGAACTCGGTCGAGGAGTTCTGGACCAATCTCCGGGACGGCGTCGACAGCGTCCGGGTCTTCGGGGAGCAGGAGCTCGCGGCGGCGGGCCTGTCGCCGGAACAGCGCCGCGCGCCCGGCCTCGTGCCCGCCGCCGGGATCCTCGACGGCGTGGAGGAGTTCGACGGGGACTTCTTCGGGATGAGCCCCAAGGAGGCCGGACTGACGCATCCCGCGCACCGGCTGTTCCTGGAGTGCTGCCACCAGGCCCTGGAGGACGGCGGCCACGCGGCGACCGCGCCCGGCGTCCGGGTGGGGGTGTTCGCCGGGTCGGGCATGAACCTCTACGACCACCAGCAGCAGCCCGCGACCGGCTCACCGTACGACCCGTCGGACCCGGCCGCCGGCATGCAGTCGGCCATCGGCCAGGAGCCGGACTTCCTCGCCACCCGCGTCGCCTACCGGCTCGGCCTCACCGGACCGGCGATCGGTGTGCAGACGGCGTGTTCCACGTCCCTGGTCGCGGTGCACCTCGCGGTGCAGGCGCTGATCACCGGGGAGACGGACCTGGCGCTGGCGGGCGCCGCGGCCGTGCATCTGCCGCAGGAGACCGGCTATCACAGCCACCCCGGGTCGATCCTGTCCCCCACCGGACGCTGCCGCGCCTTCGACGCGGAGGCCGACGGCACCGTCGGCGGCAACGGCGTGGCCGCCGTCCTGCTCAAGCGCCTCGACCGGGCGCTGGCCGACGGCGACACCGTGCACGCGGTGATCCTGGGCTCCGCCGTGAACAACGACGGCGCCGCCAAGGTCGGCTTCAGCGCTCCCGGTGTCGAGGGACAGGCCGAGGTCGTACGCCAGGCGCTGCGCAGGGCACAGGTGCCCGCGGAGACGATCTCGTACGTGGAGGCGCACGGCACCGGAACGCGCCTCGGCGATCCGGTGGAACTCACGGCGCTGGCACGGGCCCTCGGCGAGCACGCGGGTCGCCCCGCCTCCTGCGTGGTCGGCTCGGTGAAGCCGAACATCGGGCATCTCGACAGCTGCGCCGGAATGGCCGGGCTCATCAAGACGGTCCTCATGCTGCGCAACCGCACCCTGGTGCCGACACCGCACCTCACCCGGCCGAACCCCGAACTGCCCTTGTCCGACGGCCTGTTGACACTCGCCACGGAACTGCGGCCGTGGCAGGTGCCGGACGGTGTGCCCCGCCGGGCCGGGGTCAGCGCGCTCGGCGTCGGCGGCACCAACGCCCATGTGGTGCTGGAGGAGGCCCCGCCCGTACGCCCTCGCCCCGCCCCCGAACTGCCCGTCCTCGTGCCCGTGTCGGCCCGCGACCCCGAGGCCCTGGACGAGCTCACGGCCGGGCTTCGCGACCGGCTGCTGGCCCGGCCCGGCCTCCCGGCCGCCGACGTGGCCGCCACCCTGGCCCTCGGCAGGCCGCACCGCGTGGCCCGCACCGCCGTGGCCGGCCGCACGGCAGGCGAACTCGCCCGCGCGCTGGAGGAACAGCACCACGTCACGTCCTCCCCTCTCGGCCCGGTCGCCTTCGCGTTCGCGGGCCAGGGCAGTGCGCGTCGCGGCATGGCGAACGGCCTGTACGCCGCGCACCCGGCCGCACGGGCCACGCTCGACCGGTGCGAGGAGATCTACGCCCAGGAGTTCGGCGGCAGCCTGCTCGCGCGGCTGCTGACCGCCCCCGCCCCCGCTCTCGCTCTCGCTCTCGCCGACCGTCCCGCGGACGACGAGATCTGGCCCACCGAGACCGCGCAGGCCGCCCTGTTCGCCCATCAGGCGGCACTGGCGGACGCCTGGCGGGCGGCCGGGATACGCCCCGGCCTCCTGCTCGGCCACAGCGTCGGCGAGTACGCCGCCCTGTACGCGGCCGGTGCCCTGACCCTGGAGGACGGGCTGCGGCTCACCGCCTGGCGCGGGCGACTGATGCAGACCCGCTGCCCGGCCGGGGGCATGCTCGCCGTCCGGACCGACCAGGCCACCGCGCGGCGCATCGCGCAGGCCGCCGGTGCGGAGCTCGCCGCGGTCAACGGCCCGCACGCCCACGTGCTCTCGGGCCCGCCGCAGGCCCTGAAGGAGGCTGCGGCACTGCTCGACCATGAGGGCCTGCGGTGGCGTGCGCTGCCGGTCGACCGGGCGTTCCACTCCGCCGAGATCGACAGCGCCCTGGACGAGTTCAGGACCCGTGCGCGTGGCGTGACGTACCGTCCGCTGCACACCCCGCTGGTGACCACGGCCGACGGTGAACTGCGCCCGGCGGGCTGGACCGCCGACGTGGAGTACCTCTGCCGGCAGGCCCGGCACCCGGTCCGCTTCGACCTCGCCATGGGCACGGCCGTCGAGCAGGGCTGCCGGGACTTCGTGGAGATCGGCGCCGGGCGGACCCTCACCGGCCTCGGCCGGCACTGCGTACCCGACAGCCGCTGGCTGAGCGGGCAGGGCGAAGGGGACGGGGCGGCCGAGCAGGCGCATGGGTTCCTGACGGCGCTCGGCTCGCTGTACGGCAGGGGCGCGGACCTGGACTGGGAGGCGCTGACCGGGGACGGGGGCCGGGTGCGGCTTCCGGGGCATCCGCTGCGACGGCGTACGGTGCCGTACCAGGCCGTGACGCCGGCCGCGGCTCCTGACCTGCCCGTACCGGACGGTGAAGTCATCGGTGCCGTCCGGCAGTTGACGGCCGACAAGCTCGGCCGCCCGATCGCCGACGTCACACCGGACAGCTCGTTCTTCGAACTGGGCGCGGACTCGCTGTCCCTGATGAGCATGACGACGGAGCTGGAGCAGCGGTACGGCGTCCGGGTCCCGGTCCGGGAGGTGTTCGACTCGGCCGACACACCGCGGAGGCTGGCGGAACGGGTCGGGCGGTTGCGCGAAGACGTGCCGGTGATCCAGGAACCGGTGGTCGAGCAGCCGGCGGCGCCTGCCGCTCCTCCGGAATCACCGGAGGAGCTGCCGGAATCACCCGAAGGGCTGCACGCCCTGTTCGGTCAGCAGCTACGGCTGGCGGAGCAACTCGTCGACCAGGTGGGCGAGATGATCTCCCGCCAACTGGACGTGCTCGCGACGACCGGCACCACGACGGCACCGCCCACTCCGGCACGGACGCCGGCACCCCTTGTCCCCCGGCCCGCTCCCACGCCCACCCCCTCCAACCCGCCCCCTGCCGCCTTCGACTTCAGCCTCTACTTCTTCGGCGACTACCCCCAGGACACCGACCACGACAAATACGGCCTGATCATGGCCGCCGCGGACTTCGCCGACCAGCACGGCTTCCACGCCCTGTGGTTCCCCGAGCGGCACTTCAACTCCTTCGGCGCGCTCTTCCCCAACCCCTCCGTGCTGGCCGCGGCCCTCGCCGCCCGGACCAGCCGGATCCGGCTGCACGCCGGTTCCGTGGTGCTGCCGCTGCACCATCCCGCCCGGGTCGCGGAGGAGTGGTCGGTGGTCGACAACATCTCCGGCGGCCGGACGGGCCTGTGCTTCGCGAGCGGCTGGCACGCGACCGACTTCGCGCTCGCGCCGCAGCACTTCGGCCGGCACCGCGAGGTGATGTACGAGCACCTGGCGACCGTACGGGACCTCTGGGCGGGACAGCCGGTGCAGACGACGGCGGGCGACGGCACCCCCGTCGAGATCCGCCTGCACCCCCGCCCCGTACAGGAACGGCCGCCGATGTACGTGGCCGTCGTGGGCAATCCGGACAGCTACCGCCGGGCGGCCGCCGAGGACCTCGGTGTGGTCACCAACCTGATGACGCAGACGGTGGAGCAACTGGCCGAGAACATCGCGCTGTACCGGCGCTGCCGTGCCGAGCACGGTCTCGACCCGGCGGCCGGGCGGGTCGTGGTGCTGGTGCACACGTACCTGGAGGACGACTCGGAGCGGGCGCGGGCCGAGGCGTACCGGCCTTTCCTGTCGTATCTGCGCTCCTCGCTCTCCCTCTTCGACCAGGTCACCAACAGTCTCGGTTTCCAGGTGGACCTGGAGAACACGCCCGAGGAGGACGTGGAGTTCCTTCTCGGTCGCGCCTACGAGCGCTACTGCGACTCCCGCGCGCTGATCGGCGACGAGCACACGGCCGCGGAGACCGTACGGCGTCTGCGGGAGGCCGGTGCGGACGAGATCGCCTGCTTCGTGGACTTCGGCGTACCGAAGGAGAAGGTGCTGGCGGCGCTGCCGGTACTGGACCGGCTCCGCAGGGCGGCTCCCGGGACGAAGCCTCCGGCACCCTCAGCGCCCCGCCGGGCGCCGCTCACCCCCGCCCAGCGCCGTATCTGGTTCCTGGAGCAACTGCACCCGGGTACCGCCATGTACCACGAGCCCAAGGCGATCCGGCTGGAAGGCCCGCTGGACGTCCCGGCCCTGCGCTGGGCGCTGGACCGGGTCACGGACCGGCACCCGGCGCTGCGCACGGTCTTCGGTGACACGGCCGGTGTCCCGTACCAGGAGATCCTCGACCGTATGCCGCTCGACTGCCCGGTGGAGGACCACACGGGTTCGACCGAGGAGGAGGCCCTGCGGTCGGCACTCGCGGACGACCACGGACTCGACCTCGCCACGGGTCCTCTGGTCGCGGCCCGCCTGCTCCGCCTGTCCCCGGACCGCCACCTGCTCTTCCTCCTGGCCCACCACATCGTCTTCGACTCCTCCTCCACGGCCGTGCTGGCCCGTGACCTGGCCGCGTACTACCGCGCCCGGCGGGGCGGCAGTGCGGGCTCGGAGCCGCCGCCCCTGCCCGAACTGCCGGCGGCACCCGAGGCAGACCCCGCGTCTGTGGACTTCTGGCGGCAGCGCCTCGGCGACGCGCCGGAGCTGACCCTGCCCACCGACCGCCCCCGCCCGCCGGTCAGGACGGGAGCGGGTGCGAGCCTCACGCACGCCCTGGACGCGGAACTCGTCAGGGACCTGCGGAAGTTCGCCGCCGGGCACCGCGCCACCCTCTTCATGACACTGACCGGCGCGATCGGCGCGGTCCTGGGCCGTTTCAGCGGGCAACGGGACGTGGTGATCGGCACCGCGGTGGCGGCCCGCCCCGCGGGCGCGGAGGACCACGTGGGCCTGTTCCTCGACACCGTGCCGCTGCGCCTGGACCTGACCGGTGAGCCGGACTTCCCGACGCTGCTGCACCGGGTCCGGGAGAGCAGCACGTCGGCGTACGAACACCGCGGCGTCCCCTTCGACGAGTTGGTGGGCGCGCTCAACCCGCGTCGTGACCCGGGCCGCAATCCGCTGTTCCAGGTGATGGTGGAGTACGAGAACGAGGGCGAGGCCCTCTTCGACCCGCCCCGTCTGACGGCCACGCTGCTCGACGTCCCGAGCGCCCGCGCTCCGTTCGACCTCAGCGTCTACCTCACCCACCACGCGGGCGGCGTCCGCTTCATGGTCGAGTACGACACGGCCCTCTTCGACGAGGCCACGGTGCGCCGCTTCGTGGGCTACGTCGAACAGGTCCTGCGCCGCGCCCTGGACGCACCGGGCGCGCCGCTCGCGGACCTGACCGCACTCACGGCCGCGGACCGCACGGCCCTGTCCCACGCGGAGCACCCCGGCGAAGGGCCCCGGGCCACTCTGCACGGCCTGTTCGAGCAGCAGGCCCGCCGCACCCCGGACGCCGTAGCTCTGATCAGCGGGGAACAACACCTCTCCTACGCGGACGTGGACGCGGCGGCCAACCGCCTCGCCCGGCAGTTGCGCACCCGGGGCGCGGCGCGCGGAGAGCGGGTCGCCGTACTCCTGCCGCGAGGTCCGCAGCTGATCACGGCCCTGCTGGCGGTGCTCAAGAGCGGGGCGGCATACCTCCCTCTCGACCCGTCCCTTCCCACTCCGCGTCTGTCGCTGCTGCTCGACGACGGCACACCCGTACTCCTGCTCACCTCCGGCACCGCGATCGCCGGGCACCCGCGCCTGGCGCCGGAGCTGCCCGTCCTGCGTGTGGAACAGGCGGACGACACACTGCCGTCCACCCCGCTCACGGACGGAGCCGGCCCGGAGGACCCTGCGTACTGCATCCACACCTCGGGCTCGACGGGCCGCCCGAAGGGCGTCGTCGTGCCCCACCGCGGCCCGGCGAACCTGGTCCACGGCCATCTGCGCCGCCACCCCGCGCTGCGCACCCTCCAGTGGACGTCACCGGCGTTCGACGTCAGCGTGCAGGAGATCTTCACGACGCTGGCCTCGGGAGCCGCGCTCGTCCTCGTCGACGACGCCGTACGGCACGACCCCGCGGCGCTGGCGCAGGCGGTACGCCACCACCGGGTGCAGCGCATGTTCATGCCCTGCACCCCGCTGAAGTACCTGATGGAGGCCGCCCCCCAGCTGCCCTCCCTGCGCGAGCTGTTCTCGGCGGGCGAGGCACTCCAGCTCACGCCCGCCTTCCGCCGCTTCCTCGCCACGCACCCGCACTGCGCGCTCTACAACCAGTACGGCCCCACGGAGACGTCGATCATCGTCACGTCGCACCGCGTCGACCCGGCCGGCGAGGAGTGGCCCCCGATCGGCACCCCGGTGCCGGGGGCGCGCATCCTGCTGCTGGACGACTCGGGCCGGCCGGTCCCGGTCGGCGCCGTCGGCGAGATCCATGTGAGCGGCACGCCGGTGGCGCACGGCTACCACAACCGCCCGGCCGAGACCGCCGCCGCGTTCCTCGACGACGGCGCGGGCGGGGTGCTGTACCGCACGGGCGACCTGGGCCGCCGGCGCACCGACGGCACGCTGGAGTACCGGGGCCGGGCGGACGACCAGGTCAAGATCCGCGGCTACCGCGTCGAACCGGGCGAGGTGCAGTCGGCGTTGACGGCACTGCGCGGGGTCCGGGACGCGGCGGTGCTCCCCCGCCGCGACCGCCACGGTGACATGGAGCTGGTGGCGTACGTGGTGCCGGCCGATGCGGCCTCCTGGCCCGACCCGCGCACCGCACTGGCCGCCGAACTGCCCGACCACCTGGTGCCCCGCCGATGGGTGACCCTCGACCGCCTCCCGGTGAACGCCTCCGGCAAGCTGGACCGCACGGCCCTGCCGGATCCGGGGGACGAGTCCGCCGAGCCGTCGCAGACCGGGCCGACGACGGCCCTGGAGAAAACACTGCACGACCTGTGGGGCGAGGAACTGGACGCCCGGCCGATCCCGGTCACTACCTCGTTCTTCGAACTCGGCGGCCACTCCCTGAGCGCGATCCGGCTGCTGAACCGCATGCGGGAGGAGGCGGACGTCGATCTCACGATGGCCGACTTCTTCCTGGATCCGACGATCCGAGGCATCGCGACACGTAACCGTGTCGTGGACACCGCGCCGATGCCCTCGACCCTGCGCCGTCTGTGGCGCCGCCACCACGCACTCCCCGACCCGAGCGTCTACAACATCGCCCACCGCATGGATCTGAGGGGGGACTTGGAGCCCGAGGTCCTGCACGAGGCCCTCAGGGACCTGGTGGCACGCCACCACGCGCTCCGCGGCAGGCCGGTCCGCCGAGAGGACGGACGGTACGAGGTCGAAATCCTGGCCCATGTCCCCGTGACGCTGCCGATCACCGACCTCCGCGCCCACGCCGGGGACGCGGAGTACCTGGACCGCTGGTGCCGAGAGCAGGTCGCCACCCCGTTCACGCTGAACCAGACCCCGCTCTTCCGATTCCGCCTGGCCCGTCTCGCCGAGGACCACTGGGTCATGGTGACGGTCTTCCACCACGCGGTCTGCGACGGCTGGTCCCTGAGCATCATCAGGCGCGACCTACAGGAGCTGTACAACGCGCGTCGATCCGGTACGGCACTCCAACTGCCCGTCACTGTCGCTCAGTTCACGGACTTCGCCCGATCGGAACACACCCTGCCGGACAAGCGCAGGACAGCCCTGGAGCACTTCTGGCGCACGGAACTCGACAACGTCCCCCTACGCCCGCCCCTCCCCTACGACCACCCGCACCCGGGCAAGCTCTCCGGCCGGGGCGCCCTGCACACCTGGACCGTCACCGACGACACACCCGCCCGCCTGGCCGGCACGGCAACCCGCCTGGGCACCACCGCCTACACGGTCCTCGCGGCCACGTTCGCCACGTGGCTGGCCGACCTGTGCGGCGAACGAGGCGACATCGTCCTGGCGGCCTCCAGCGCGAACCGCGTGCAACGCGACCGCGCCGAGATCGTCGGCATCCTGGGCGACGCCGTACTCCTACGGGCCCGGCTGTCCGAAGCGGAAACCTTCCCCGACCTGGTGTCCCAACTGAGCAGCACCCTCTTCACGGCCCTCGATCACCAGGAACTGCCCCTGACGGACGTGGTGTCTCTCGTCTCGCCCGAGCTGAAGGACGCCCTGTTCCCCACGGTCCTGTTCACAGTGATCACCACAGAGCCGCCGGCCCTGAACCTCCAGGAGGTCTCCACCACCATCCGCGCCCTCCCCGTCCAGGGCGTGGCCCGCAACGAGCTCTACGTCGTGATCGCCCCCGAGACCGACGCGATCACGGTCACGTTCGAGTACTCGACGGACCTGTTCACCCACGAGACGGTCCAGGCGTGGGCCGGGTCCTTCACCGAGGCACTGAGGTCGGCGGTGGACTCCGGGAACCAACTCCGGGAACTAAGGGAAACCGCTGCTACAGCGCGTCCACCGCGCTCACCTTCCACCCGTCGCCCGTGCGGTCCATCGTCATCCGCACCCGGTTCAGGTCCACGCGGGACCCCGAGACCTGGGTGCTCTGGGTGA